The Alteromonas stellipolaris genome includes a region encoding these proteins:
- the proB gene encoding glutamate 5-kinase, translated as MNRLNWQRAVIKVGSALIAPNGDACSARFLLALARFITISRESGKEIILVSSGSVAAGRSKVKIRHNASIAEKQAMAAIGQTQMMANWQRFFDFPCAQVLLTADDLRDRTRYVNIKNTLRELLNHDALPIVNENDTVAVNELKVGDNDNLGAYTALVAQADTLIICSDIDGLYTADPRKDPDASLISEVHNIDESIYKLAGGAGTSVGTGGMRTKIEAADKCTSSGIQTIIVNGRKGASFDAMLNGSIPGTLFHASNSPKKARRLWLTHTLKTCGRIHVDEGAKVALVDRGASLLPSGMTNIEGNFNQGEAVEICYENQVVAKGLALYNARDLMLIKGKKSQHIADVLGYETTDVVVHRDDLVLL; from the coding sequence ATGAACCGTCTCAATTGGCAGCGTGCCGTAATTAAAGTAGGTAGCGCCCTTATTGCGCCAAATGGCGATGCGTGTAGCGCCCGATTTCTATTAGCACTGGCGCGCTTTATCACGATAAGCCGCGAATCTGGCAAAGAAATTATTTTGGTTTCCTCGGGCAGCGTGGCTGCGGGTCGAAGCAAAGTGAAAATTCGACACAATGCCTCTATTGCTGAAAAACAGGCGATGGCCGCCATTGGTCAAACCCAAATGATGGCAAATTGGCAACGGTTTTTCGACTTTCCTTGTGCGCAGGTTTTGCTTACCGCTGACGATCTTCGCGATCGTACTCGTTATGTGAATATCAAAAATACCTTAAGAGAATTGCTGAATCATGATGCGCTTCCCATCGTTAACGAAAACGATACCGTGGCAGTGAACGAGCTAAAAGTGGGCGATAACGACAATCTTGGCGCGTATACCGCGCTGGTGGCTCAAGCCGATACTCTTATTATTTGTTCCGATATTGATGGGTTGTACACTGCCGACCCGCGTAAAGATCCAGACGCCTCATTAATCAGTGAAGTGCACAATATCGATGAATCGATTTACAAACTAGCAGGTGGTGCGGGTACCTCGGTGGGTACAGGCGGGATGCGAACGAAAATTGAAGCGGCGGATAAGTGCACCAGTAGCGGTATTCAAACTATTATTGTTAATGGCCGGAAAGGGGCGTCTTTCGATGCCATGTTGAATGGTTCTATTCCAGGCACCTTGTTTCACGCTAGTAACTCGCCTAAAAAAGCCCGCCGACTATGGCTGACGCATACGCTTAAAACCTGTGGTCGTATTCATGTAGATGAAGGTGCAAAAGTCGCCTTGGTGGATCGCGGTGCGTCTTTGTTACCTTCAGGCATGACGAACATAGAAGGTAATTTTAACCAAGGGGAAGCGGTAGAAATTTGCTATGAAAACCAAGTTGTTGCAAAAGGCTTGGCCCTTTATAACGCGCGAGACTTAATGCTGATAAAAGGGAAAAAGTCGCAGCATATTGCGGATGTGTTAGGTTATGAAACGACCGACGTAGTTGTACATCGCGACGACTTGGTATTGCTATAG
- a CDS encoding M1 family metallopeptidase: protein MLIYLPFANAAINQTKGDFEDKFRQLDESLPTPNVYRNAAGEPGHQYWQQQVDYKIDVKLIEDTRRIEASETITYHNNAPDTLKYLWIQLDQNKFRDDSMSALTTTFGGIGNRGPATQSASGGKPAQLSMAALRRQQFVDDNELGYTISRVQDSAGNDLHHVIVGTLMRVDLAQPLQPKNNVTFDIDFAFNIVEEDAVSARAGYEHFPDDEREGGNDIFLLAQWFPRLAAYTDYEAWTNKEFIGRGEFTLEFGNYEVDITVPADHIVSSTGELQNADDVLTKTQRNRLKEAEDADRIVFVVTAEEALENEKAGTNKQKTWRFKADNVRDFAWASSRKFMWDARGYHQGGDVQPLVMAMSFYPKEGGELWEKYSTESIIHTMDVYSRFSFDYPYPVAQSVNGPVGGMEYPMITFNGPRTELRDDGSRTYSLSEKRFLIGVVIHEVGHIYFPMTVNSDERQWTWMDEGLNSFLDGVAGREWDPTIPWGVEPRDIVSYMKSETQVPIMTQSDSVLKLGPNAYTKPAVALNILRETILGRDLFDFAFKEYAQRWMFKRPTPSDFFRTMEEASGVDLDWFWRGWFYTTDHVDISLDSVYKLRLNTEDPDIDFAREREAELDKPKSLTDIRNKEEGKELWVDRFDDIKDFYDENDRYTVTNKERNKYRSFLKKLEPWERKAFERAVREDKNYYVLDFSNKGGLVMPIILELAFEDGTTEEMRIPAEIWRRTPKAVSKLIVTEKGKELVSVTVDPHWETADVDVENNHYPRQIIPSRIEAYKSKPRNTYEYRDLMNDVKTELKTDDDEDEDDN from the coding sequence ATGCTGATTTATCTTCCATTCGCCAACGCAGCAATAAATCAAACAAAAGGCGATTTTGAAGATAAGTTCCGTCAGCTAGATGAATCTCTTCCTACCCCAAATGTATATCGAAATGCAGCGGGTGAGCCAGGTCATCAATACTGGCAGCAGCAAGTAGACTACAAAATTGACGTTAAACTGATTGAAGATACACGCCGTATTGAAGCCAGTGAAACCATTACCTATCACAACAATGCACCAGATACGTTGAAGTATTTATGGATCCAATTGGATCAGAATAAATTCCGCGACGATTCTATGTCTGCCCTTACCACTACGTTTGGTGGCATTGGTAATCGTGGGCCAGCAACACAATCTGCAAGTGGTGGTAAACCTGCACAGTTGAGCATGGCAGCACTTCGCCGCCAACAGTTTGTTGACGATAACGAATTGGGTTACACCATTTCACGGGTGCAAGACAGTGCAGGTAACGATTTACACCACGTTATCGTTGGTACGCTAATGCGTGTAGATTTAGCGCAACCGCTTCAACCTAAAAATAACGTCACCTTCGATATCGATTTTGCATTTAATATTGTTGAAGAAGACGCGGTTTCTGCTCGTGCGGGTTACGAACATTTCCCAGATGATGAACGTGAAGGCGGTAACGATATTTTCTTGCTGGCCCAATGGTTCCCTCGTCTAGCGGCTTACACCGATTACGAAGCATGGACAAACAAAGAATTTATTGGCCGTGGTGAGTTCACTTTAGAATTCGGTAACTACGAAGTGGATATTACGGTTCCGGCCGACCATATCGTTTCTTCTACCGGTGAGTTACAAAACGCTGATGACGTACTAACGAAAACCCAGCGTAACCGTTTGAAAGAAGCGGAAGATGCTGACCGTATTGTATTCGTTGTTACCGCTGAAGAAGCGCTAGAGAACGAAAAAGCAGGCACCAACAAGCAAAAAACATGGCGTTTTAAAGCTGACAACGTGCGTGATTTCGCATGGGCTTCGTCACGTAAATTCATGTGGGATGCCCGTGGTTACCATCAAGGCGGCGACGTTCAGCCGTTAGTCATGGCGATGTCTTTCTACCCGAAAGAAGGTGGCGAGCTTTGGGAGAAGTACTCTACTGAATCTATCATCCACACTATGGATGTTTATAGCCGCTTTAGCTTTGATTATCCGTACCCTGTTGCCCAGTCAGTCAATGGCCCTGTTGGCGGTATGGAATACCCAATGATCACCTTTAACGGTCCACGCACCGAGCTACGTGACGATGGTTCTCGTACTTACTCTTTATCTGAAAAACGCTTCCTTATTGGCGTGGTTATTCATGAAGTGGGTCATATTTACTTCCCTATGACCGTAAACTCTGATGAGCGTCAGTGGACATGGATGGATGAAGGCTTAAACAGCTTCTTAGACGGTGTTGCTGGACGTGAATGGGATCCTACTATTCCATGGGGCGTTGAACCACGTGACATTGTTAGCTACATGAAGTCTGAAACCCAAGTACCTATTATGACCCAGTCTGATTCGGTACTTAAACTAGGCCCTAATGCTTACACTAAGCCAGCCGTAGCGCTGAACATTCTTCGTGAAACCATTCTTGGCCGTGATTTGTTCGACTTCGCCTTTAAAGAATATGCACAGCGTTGGATGTTTAAACGTCCTACACCTTCTGATTTTTTCCGCACCATGGAAGAAGCCTCTGGTGTTGATTTAGATTGGTTCTGGCGCGGTTGGTTTTACACTACTGACCACGTTGATATCAGCCTAGATAGCGTTTACAAACTTCGTTTGAACACTGAAGATCCTGATATTGATTTCGCCCGTGAGCGTGAAGCCGAACTTGATAAGCCTAAATCACTTACCGACATTCGTAACAAAGAAGAAGGGAAAGAACTTTGGGTAGACCGCTTCGATGACATTAAAGACTTTTACGACGAAAACGACCGTTACACAGTAACCAACAAAGAACGCAACAAGTACCGTAGTTTCTTGAAGAAACTTGAGCCTTGGGAACGTAAAGCGTTTGAACGTGCAGTTCGTGAAGACAAAAACTACTATGTACTCGACTTTAGCAACAAGGGCGGCTTAGTTATGCCGATTATTCTTGAGCTAGCATTTGAAGACGGCACAACTGAAGAAATGCGTATTCCTGCTGAAATTTGGCGCCGTACACCGAAAGCGGTAAGCAAGCTTATTGTCACTGAAAAGGGCAAAGAGCTAGTAAGCGTAACGGTTGACCCACATTGGGAAACGGCTGACGTAGATGTTGAAAACAACCACTATCCGCGTCAAATTATTCCTTCACGTATTGAAGCGTACAAGTCTAAGCCTCGTAACACTTACGAGTATCGCGATCTAATGAACGATGTAAAAACCGAGCTAAAGACCGACGATGACGAAGACGAAGATGACAATTAA